In Alkalihalobacterium alkalinitrilicum, a genomic segment contains:
- a CDS encoding ROK family protein: MLIAVFDIGGTSIKYGVANKEGQLLFSSSVPTDAYLGGAAVIQKVVLLSKELMKKWDIHGVSISTAGQIDSDNGIVVYATDNIPNYTGLNIEERIYDQLKLPVKVENDVNCTAIGEHWQGAAQNTDDFLCITLGTGVGGALFLNGRLYTGQGFSAGEIGHMTLYPHGEKCTCGSNGCYEQYASSSALEDLVSKKYGHAISLIDFFVHVKSGETKSIQIYNQWIDDLTTGLKTLIHIINPKLIVIGGGISEQGEFLLNSIKNSVYQKVMPNHARNLEIQLAEYGNKANLLGATKNFMMQFEIL; the protein is encoded by the coding sequence ATGTTAATAGCTGTATTTGATATTGGCGGTACTTCGATAAAATATGGAGTTGCAAATAAAGAAGGACAACTATTGTTTAGTTCATCCGTGCCAACAGATGCATATTTAGGTGGAGCAGCTGTTATTCAAAAGGTAGTCTTATTATCGAAAGAGTTAATGAAAAAGTGGGATATACATGGAGTTTCCATTAGTACAGCTGGACAAATTGATTCCGATAATGGCATTGTTGTCTATGCGACCGATAACATCCCTAATTATACAGGATTAAATATTGAAGAACGTATCTATGATCAACTAAAATTACCCGTTAAAGTCGAAAATGATGTCAATTGTACAGCCATAGGTGAACATTGGCAGGGAGCTGCGCAAAATACGGATGATTTTCTCTGTATTACTTTAGGGACAGGAGTCGGTGGTGCTTTATTTTTAAATGGCCGACTATATACTGGGCAAGGCTTTTCTGCAGGGGAGATTGGTCATATGACACTTTACCCCCACGGGGAAAAATGCACATGTGGTAGTAACGGTTGTTATGAACAGTACGCTTCAAGTTCAGCACTTGAAGACCTTGTATCTAAAAAGTATGGACACGCCATAAGTTTAATTGATTTTTTTGTTCATGTAAAATCAGGAGAAACGAAAAGTATTCAGATTTATAATCAATGGATTGATGATTTAACTACAGGATTAAAAACTTTAATTCACATCATAAATCCAAAACTTATTGTTATTGGTGGAGGCATTTCAGAACAAGGAGAATTTTTGTTAAATTCCATTAAAAATTCTGTTTATCAGAAAGTGATGCCGAACCATGCTAGAAATCTAGAGATTCAATTAGCCGAATATGGAAATAAGGCAAATCTCTTAGGTGCAACAAAGAACTTCATGATGCAATTTGAAATCCTATAG
- a CDS encoding N-acetylneuraminate lyase, with protein sequence MKGVITALMVAYDKDGNINEKGLREIIRYNLDVCKVDGLYVNGSTGENFMISTEEKKEIFRITKDEVKDQVPLIAQVGSVNLKEAIELAKYATDLGYDALSAVTPFYYKFNFNEIKHYYNSIINAVDSKMIIYSIPFLTGVNMSLDQFAELFENEKIIGVKFTAGDFYLLERMRKAFPEKLIYAGFDEMLLPATVLGIDGAIGSTFNVNGQRARQIFELAQQGKIDEAREVQHITNDLITDILNNGLYQTIKEILKVKGIDSGYCRQPMELLSEEKVAFAQAIAKKYL encoded by the coding sequence ATGAAAGGTGTTATTACTGCATTAATGGTCGCATATGACAAAGACGGAAATATCAATGAAAAAGGATTAAGAGAAATTATTCGTTATAACTTGGATGTATGTAAGGTAGATGGACTTTATGTTAATGGAAGTACGGGTGAAAACTTCATGATTTCTACGGAAGAGAAAAAAGAAATTTTCCGTATAACAAAGGATGAAGTAAAGGATCAAGTTCCATTAATTGCCCAAGTCGGTTCGGTTAATTTAAAAGAAGCAATTGAGCTCGCAAAATATGCTACAGACCTCGGGTATGATGCACTTTCTGCAGTTACTCCTTTTTACTACAAGTTTAATTTTAATGAAATTAAACATTACTATAATAGCATAATAAACGCTGTCGACAGTAAGATGATTATTTATTCAATACCTTTCTTAACAGGTGTTAATATGAGCCTGGATCAATTTGCGGAACTTTTTGAGAATGAAAAAATTATTGGTGTTAAATTTACAGCTGGTGACTTTTATTTACTAGAAAGAATGAGAAAGGCGTTTCCAGAGAAGTTAATTTATGCAGGTTTTGATGAAATGCTTCTCCCTGCTACCGTTTTAGGTATTGATGGTGCTATTGGTAGCACATTTAATGTAAATGGTCAACGGGCAAGACAAATTTTTGAACTCGCTCAACAAGGAAAAATTGATGAAGCACGAGAAGTTCAACATATTACAAATGATTTAATTACGGACATTTTAAATAATGGACTATATCAAACAATCAAAGAAATTCTAAAAGTTAAAGGTATAGACTCTGGATATTGCCGACAACCAATGGAACTACTCTCAGAAGAAAAGGTAGCTTTCGCACAAGCCATTGCCAAAAAGTATTTGTAG
- a CDS encoding FAD-binding protein codes for MKLSRKMKADALVVGSGLAGIKASKELADQGNSVIMVTKMKVASGSSFYPLKASLGTQVTKDQEDHQLFLDDIEDLGRGMHQPDLAAVYVQEIQESVTEYEDIGVHAKKLEGERKACFANHSRDIYLLSDWDQIRENVQTIFSEYEDLKILEKSVVIKIIKNRNTVVGAILLDENNEFVLVECKAIILASGGFGSIYKHNLNPNDVDGSGHILALEVGARLVNMEFIQFIPGITTPRYKTLFGEQTLMYCDDIVDDHGQSLLDAYLPKELTKQKCLEIRSTHGPFTHTLESKYFDIAMMKEIIATRNEKGFKLLFNNELYANKEEFYTVYLNWLKEKNIHLTDNEVRIAPFAHASNGGVYIDTYGRTGIDGLYAIGELSCNIEGANRLGGNSTGACMVFGKRAASDCVEYIQKKDFYTITESEFISQLEELYTFNEGGETAQDVTPKSEADQAESIHHMIDKIKEMMWYSGNVVRSEQQLIAAIDEINKMNSNVNLRQLFEHQASRKQVVQLRNFIKLSQLLLKAMLERKESRGAHYREDYPHEKSEYNKRLYISEKEGCIAFHFDH; via the coding sequence ATGAAATTGAGTAGAAAAATGAAAGCAGATGCATTGGTCGTTGGAAGTGGACTTGCTGGGATTAAAGCGAGCAAAGAATTAGCAGATCAAGGAAATAGCGTCATCATGGTTACAAAGATGAAGGTAGCCTCAGGTTCAAGTTTTTATCCATTGAAAGCATCATTAGGAACACAAGTAACGAAAGATCAAGAAGATCATCAACTCTTTCTTGACGATATTGAAGATTTGGGAAGAGGGATGCATCAACCTGATTTAGCTGCTGTGTATGTTCAAGAAATTCAAGAAAGTGTTACCGAATACGAAGATATTGGTGTTCACGCTAAGAAGTTAGAAGGAGAGCGTAAAGCTTGCTTTGCTAATCATTCACGAGATATTTATTTATTAAGTGATTGGGATCAAATTCGTGAAAATGTTCAAACTATTTTTTCTGAGTATGAAGATTTAAAAATTCTAGAAAAATCGGTTGTTATTAAAATCATCAAAAATAGGAATACCGTTGTTGGAGCGATTCTTTTAGATGAAAACAACGAATTCGTTTTAGTTGAGTGTAAAGCAATTATTTTGGCTTCTGGTGGATTTGGAAGTATCTATAAACACAACTTAAATCCAAACGATGTGGATGGTTCTGGTCATATTCTTGCACTTGAGGTTGGCGCTCGATTGGTTAACATGGAATTTATTCAGTTTATTCCTGGTATTACAACTCCCCGATATAAAACATTATTCGGGGAGCAAACCTTAATGTATTGTGATGATATTGTTGACGATCATGGACAAAGTTTGCTTGACGCCTATCTTCCTAAAGAATTAACAAAACAAAAATGTTTGGAGATTAGAAGTACACATGGTCCTTTTACTCATACATTGGAATCGAAATATTTTGATATTGCGATGATGAAAGAAATCATTGCGACTCGAAATGAAAAAGGATTTAAGTTGTTGTTTAATAATGAGCTTTATGCTAATAAGGAAGAGTTTTATACCGTCTATTTAAACTGGTTAAAAGAAAAAAATATTCATCTTACAGATAATGAAGTTCGGATTGCGCCGTTCGCTCATGCGAGTAATGGTGGTGTGTATATCGATACGTATGGGCGAACTGGGATTGATGGTTTATATGCGATTGGAGAGCTTTCTTGTAATATTGAAGGAGCGAATAGACTTGGTGGTAACTCGACGGGAGCTTGTATGGTATTTGGAAAGCGAGCGGCGAGTGATTGTGTTGAATATATTCAAAAGAAAGATTTTTATACCATTACTGAATCTGAATTTATTAGTCAGTTAGAAGAACTGTACACCTTTAATGAAGGTGGGGAAACGGCACAAGATGTAACGCCGAAATCGGAAGCTGATCAAGCAGAATCAATTCATCATATGATTGATAAGATAAAGGAAATGATGTGGTATTCGGGAAATGTTGTCCGTTCAGAACAACAACTCATTGCAGCGATAGACGAAATTAATAAGATGAATTCGAATGTAAATCTACGGCAGTTGTTCGAACATCAAGCTTCTAGAAAGCAAGTTGTTCAGCTTCGAAATTTTATAAAGTTATCGCAACTTTTACTAAAAGCAATGCTAGAAAGAAAAGAAAGTAGAGGGGCTCATTATCGTGAAGATTACCCTCATGAGAAATCAGAATATAATAAACGCTTATACATTTCGGAAAAAGAAGGATGTATTGCCTTTCATTTTGATCATTAG
- the nagB gene encoding glucosamine-6-phosphate deaminase, translating to MKIIEVKDYQEMSQKAAAYVIEKVQKSPRLNLGLATGGTPVGLYQHLINDHQKNQTSYEGITTFNLDEYIGLSAGDPNSYRYYMNDKLFNYIDINQANTFIPNGDVNDPQKEASAYEKLIENHGGIDLQILGIGSNGHIGFNEPGTSFQSTTHIVDLTETTRKANARFFDSLEAVPKRAITMGIGTIMKSKEILLLISGESKSEAFYKLLHGEVSENFPASVLKQHPAVTIIADQAASIKVNVLQ from the coding sequence ATGAAGATCATTGAAGTGAAAGATTATCAAGAAATGAGTCAAAAAGCGGCAGCATATGTAATAGAGAAAGTTCAGAAAAGCCCACGTTTGAATCTTGGACTGGCAACAGGGGGAACGCCTGTGGGGCTGTATCAACATTTAATCAACGACCATCAAAAAAACCAGACATCTTACGAGGGAATTACAACATTTAATTTAGACGAATACATTGGATTGTCTGCGGGAGATCCGAACAGTTATCGTTATTATATGAATGATAAATTATTTAATTATATTGATATAAATCAAGCGAATACGTTTATTCCTAATGGAGATGTTAATGATCCACAAAAAGAAGCATCTGCATATGAAAAATTGATTGAAAACCATGGAGGTATTGATCTTCAAATTCTAGGTATCGGTAGTAATGGCCATATTGGCTTTAATGAACCTGGAACTTCGTTTCAATCAACCACTCATATTGTGGATTTAACTGAAACAACAAGAAAAGCGAATGCTCGTTTTTTTGATAGCCTAGAAGCAGTTCCAAAAAGGGCGATTACGATGGGGATTGGAACGATTATGAAAAGTAAAGAAATTCTTTTGCTTATTTCGGGTGAAAGTAAAAGTGAAGCTTTCTATAAATTATTACATGGTGAAGTAAGTGAAAACTTTCCTGCATCCGTATTAAAACAGCATCCTGCTGTGACCATCATTGCTGATCAAGCCGCAAGTATCAAAGTAAACGTACTTCAATAA
- a CDS encoding four-carbon acid sugar kinase family protein, producing the protein MTINERNVDEVLTSYQPINKEELTKLWNEVRPSFQHKVIVLDDDPTGVQTVHSVSVYTDWTKETIEKGFQEENQIFFILTNSRAFSAKETEEVHRDIAMRVEQVAQAMNKPYLIISRGDSTLRGHYPLETEVMKETIERHANVKMDGEILLPFFKQGGRLTVDNIHYVQYGEKLVPAGETEFAKDRTFGYKASHLGEWIEEKTNGTYTKEDVTYISLESIRKLDIEGITEQLMNVSGFNKVVVNALEDDDVMVFSIALTLAMNKGKRFLFRTAATFTKVIGGISSRPLLKRDDLIEENLSNGGLIIVGSHVQKTTAQLQALQTVNSLHFIEFDCHLVLNKDAFQQEVDRVRKEAEEKVSNGVTTVIFTKRERLDLGEGMKEEELKLSVEISEAVTSIVRNFEVRPNYIIAKGGITSSDVGTKGLCVKRAIVAGQIAPGIPVWKTGEESTFPYIPYVVFPGNVGADTTLKEVVIELEEIKG; encoded by the coding sequence ATGACAATAAATGAGAGAAACGTTGACGAAGTCCTTACTTCTTATCAACCAATTAATAAAGAAGAATTGACGAAGTTATGGAATGAAGTTCGACCTTCTTTTCAACATAAAGTCATAGTTTTAGACGATGATCCGACTGGTGTACAAACGGTTCATAGTGTAAGCGTCTATACGGATTGGACAAAAGAAACGATTGAAAAAGGGTTTCAAGAAGAAAACCAAATCTTTTTTATTTTAACGAACTCAAGAGCCTTTTCAGCAAAGGAAACGGAAGAGGTTCACCGAGATATTGCCATGAGAGTGGAGCAAGTTGCTCAAGCTATGAATAAACCGTACCTCATCATTAGTAGAGGAGACTCTACATTACGTGGGCACTATCCATTAGAGACAGAGGTCATGAAAGAAACGATAGAACGTCACGCGAATGTAAAAATGGACGGCGAAATTTTATTACCTTTTTTTAAACAGGGAGGACGCCTGACGGTAGATAATATTCATTATGTTCAATACGGTGAAAAGTTAGTCCCAGCAGGTGAAACCGAATTTGCTAAAGATCGAACTTTTGGATATAAAGCTAGTCATCTTGGTGAATGGATTGAAGAGAAAACAAACGGTACTTACACGAAAGAGGATGTCACTTATATTTCATTAGAAAGTATTCGTAAGCTAGACATAGAGGGAATTACGGAGCAATTAATGAATGTTTCTGGATTTAATAAAGTTGTGGTGAATGCATTGGAAGACGATGATGTGATGGTCTTTTCCATTGCGCTTACACTTGCTATGAATAAAGGAAAGCGCTTCTTGTTCCGCACAGCTGCTACTTTTACGAAAGTAATTGGTGGAATTTCTTCACGCCCATTATTAAAAAGAGATGACTTAATTGAAGAGAATTTAAGTAACGGTGGACTCATTATCGTTGGCTCCCATGTTCAAAAAACAACCGCACAACTTCAAGCATTACAAACTGTCAACTCGTTGCATTTTATCGAATTTGATTGTCACCTTGTTTTAAACAAAGACGCTTTTCAGCAAGAAGTGGATCGCGTTCGAAAAGAAGCAGAAGAGAAGGTGTCCAATGGAGTTACGACTGTTATCTTCACGAAGCGTGAGCGGCTTGATTTAGGAGAAGGCATGAAGGAAGAAGAACTTAAATTATCAGTGGAAATCTCAGAAGCAGTTACAAGCATCGTTCGAAATTTCGAAGTAAGACCGAATTATATTATCGCTAAAGGTGGAATTACCTCTAGTGATGTAGGGACAAAAGGATTATGCGTAAAAAGAGCGATAGTTGCAGGCCAAATTGCTCCAGGAATTCCAGTCTGGAAAACAGGTGAGGAGAGTACCTTCCCGTATATTCCATATGTAGTATTCCCAGGGAATGTAGGTGCAGATACAACGTTAAAAGAGGTTGTAATAGAACTAGAAGAAATAAAAGGTTAA
- a CDS encoding MurR/RpiR family transcriptional regulator, translating into MPNQQLNKMNGTKPSIIMEQHKHTFTKSENKIYDYIRHNSQYVLYHSLTELSEACGVAEATVLRFFRKLNFKGFQDFKFLLAQEVSVVTRDDGEETYVEKIKKNIIEAIKDSSEMIRQDDLKEAINIIDSSNDIVIFGIGSSGIAGLDMQNRLMRIGKQTSVITDSHLQIMRASSMNENTVVIAISLTGSTKDIVDAVQIAKENHATVIALTNYVKSPLTKYADIVLLSSAKESPLDSGSLISKISQLYLIDLICTGLTMKNVEDAKAIKMKITENISSKLY; encoded by the coding sequence TTGCCAAATCAACAATTAAACAAAATGAATGGAACAAAACCATCTATTATCATGGAACAACATAAGCATACCTTCACAAAGTCAGAGAATAAGATATACGATTATATTCGTCATAATAGTCAATATGTTTTATATCATTCTTTGACTGAACTGTCAGAGGCGTGCGGGGTAGCAGAAGCCACGGTCTTGCGCTTTTTTAGAAAACTTAATTTTAAAGGTTTCCAGGACTTTAAATTTTTGTTAGCACAAGAAGTATCTGTTGTAACACGAGATGATGGGGAAGAAACATACGTCGAAAAAATTAAAAAGAATATTATTGAAGCGATTAAGGATTCGTCGGAAATGATACGTCAAGATGACTTAAAAGAAGCGATTAATATCATTGATTCCTCAAATGACATTGTGATATTTGGAATAGGATCTTCGGGTATAGCTGGGTTAGATATGCAAAATCGTTTAATGCGAATTGGTAAACAAACGAGTGTGATTACTGACTCCCACCTTCAAATTATGCGTGCTTCATCAATGAATGAAAATACAGTGGTAATTGCTATAAGTCTAACTGGAAGTACAAAGGACATTGTTGATGCAGTCCAGATTGCCAAAGAAAATCATGCAACTGTTATAGCGTTGACGAATTACGTGAAGTCTCCATTAACAAAATATGCAGATATTGTACTATTATCGTCAGCGAAAGAAAGCCCGCTTGATAGTGGGTCATTAATATCAAAGATTTCTCAACTTTATCTCATTGATTTAATCTGTACAGGTTTAACGATGAAAAACGTTGAAGACGCTAAAGCCATCAAGATGAAAATTACAGAGAATATATCAAGTAAGCTTTATTAA
- a CDS encoding N-acetylmannosamine-6-phosphate 2-epimerase produces MNKQHVFEQLKGGLIVSCQALADEPLHSSYIMSKMAVAAKRGGAVGIRANSYEDIVEIKKEVNLPVIGIVKRDYDDSEIYITPTIQEVEEVARAGAEIVALDATNRIRPNGRMLEDFYQEVREKFPEILLMADVSTYEEGVYASELGFDLVATTLSGYTPYTNGVELPNIELLKRLATKLDLPVMAEGGYWTTDDLESAVDSGAYACIVGSAITRPMEITKRFVNSLTKIKSHNSIGEV; encoded by the coding sequence ATGAATAAACAGCATGTTTTCGAGCAATTGAAAGGAGGTCTTATTGTTTCTTGCCAAGCTTTAGCTGATGAACCACTACACAGTTCATACATCATGTCTAAAATGGCAGTGGCAGCTAAACGGGGAGGAGCGGTAGGCATAAGAGCAAATAGTTATGAAGACATCGTTGAGATTAAAAAAGAAGTCAATCTTCCTGTTATCGGAATTGTAAAGAGAGATTATGACGATAGTGAGATTTATATAACACCAACGATACAAGAAGTCGAAGAAGTCGCTCGTGCAGGTGCAGAAATTGTCGCACTCGATGCTACAAATCGGATTAGGCCGAATGGAAGAATGTTAGAAGATTTTTATCAAGAAGTTAGAGAAAAATTTCCTGAGATACTCCTTATGGCAGATGTTTCTACGTATGAGGAAGGAGTATATGCAAGTGAGCTAGGGTTTGACCTTGTTGCTACGACTCTTTCTGGATATACACCCTATACAAACGGGGTAGAACTTCCGAATATCGAGCTCTTGAAAAGATTAGCTACAAAATTAGATCTTCCTGTAATGGCTGAAGGTGGCTATTGGACAACAGACGATCTAGAGTCAGCAGTTGATTCTGGAGCTTACGCTTGTATTGTAGGATCAGCGATTACGAGACCGATGGAAATTACAAAACGTTTTGTAAATAGCCTAACGAAGATTAAATCACATAATAGTATAGGAGAGGTTTAA
- the garR gene encoding 2-hydroxy-3-oxopropionate reductase, which translates to MKLGFIGLGIMGKPMAFNLLKNGYEVTVFDINETAVKEMMEQGAKAAQCPKEVAQNSEVIITMLPKSEHVKSVVLDENGVIEGASEGTIVIDMSSITPVASKEIAAKLAERGMHMLDAPVSGGEPKAIDGTLSIMVGGKEHIFEKVQPILTSVGKDIVLVGDHGCGTTAKLANQIIVNVNIAAMSEALVLAAKAGIDVEKMYQAIRGGLAGSAVLDAKVPMILERNFQAGGRIDINLKDLTNVMDTAHEIGVPLPLSSQVLEMFHALQVDGKQADDHGGLVQYYEKLAKTEVRKG; encoded by the coding sequence ATGAAATTAGGCTTTATCGGACTTGGCATAATGGGTAAGCCAATGGCTTTTAACTTATTAAAAAATGGTTATGAAGTTACAGTATTTGATATAAATGAAACAGCGGTAAAGGAAATGATGGAACAAGGTGCTAAAGCAGCACAATGTCCAAAGGAAGTTGCACAAAATAGTGAAGTAATTATTACGATGCTTCCAAAGTCTGAGCATGTCAAAAGTGTTGTTTTGGATGAGAACGGTGTCATTGAGGGCGCAAGTGAAGGAACGATCGTTATAGATATGAGTTCCATTACACCAGTAGCTTCTAAGGAAATAGCAGCAAAGTTAGCTGAACGTGGAATGCATATGCTAGATGCTCCAGTAAGTGGCGGAGAACCTAAAGCAATTGACGGAACACTTTCGATTATGGTTGGAGGAAAAGAGCATATTTTTGAAAAAGTACAGCCCATTTTAACTTCAGTAGGAAAAGATATTGTGCTAGTTGGTGATCATGGTTGTGGTACTACAGCTAAACTAGCTAATCAAATTATTGTTAATGTCAATATTGCCGCAATGTCAGAAGCTCTTGTTCTTGCTGCTAAGGCTGGAATTGATGTTGAGAAGATGTATCAAGCCATCCGAGGAGGATTAGCTGGAAGTGCTGTTTTAGATGCTAAGGTTCCGATGATTTTAGAGCGTAACTTCCAAGCGGGTGGACGTATAGACATTAACTTAAAAGACCTAACGAACGTTATGGACACAGCACATGAAATTGGAGTACCGTTACCACTATCAAGTCAAGTGTTAGAAATGTTCCATGCATTACAGGTGGATGGAAAGCAAGCAGATGATCACGGTGGTTTAGTCCAATACTATGAAAAATTAGCTAAAACAGAAGTAAGAAAAGGGTGA
- the nagA gene encoding N-acetylglucosamine-6-phosphate deacetylase: MLATGKSLLIKGGQVYTEDSIIENGYIKVKGGKIVEIGEWKHQKIDAEYDVVEVAPDDKIIPGFIDIHIHGVNGADTMDATKDALETMVSSLPREGTTSFLATTMTQKVEAIDQAVTNVGELITAGQASGKAEILGIHLEGPFINAKRAGAQPLEHIIEPDLETFKKWQQLSKGNIKLVTLAPEQPGGFEMIRYLVENGIVASIGHTDATYEEVNCAIQAGARGVTHLYNQMRGLHHREPGVVGAALLHVELMAEIIADGIHVRPEMVKLAYKHKGNTGMILISDAMRAKCLKSGIYDLGGQKVTVKNGEAVLHDGTLAGSILKLGDALKNIVAYTGCTLKDAIEMASGNPARLLKIDDKKGSLAEGKDADIVIVNKDLEVTMTFCRGKHAFERGGLTE, encoded by the coding sequence ATGTTGGCTACAGGCAAATCACTTTTAATTAAAGGCGGGCAAGTTTATACAGAAGACTCGATAATTGAAAATGGATATATCAAGGTTAAAGGTGGAAAGATCGTTGAAATAGGCGAATGGAAGCATCAAAAGATTGATGCAGAATATGATGTTGTTGAGGTAGCTCCCGATGACAAGATCATTCCTGGTTTTATCGATATTCATATTCATGGGGTTAATGGTGCCGATACGATGGATGCCACAAAGGACGCGCTAGAAACAATGGTAAGTTCCCTTCCGAGAGAAGGGACAACGAGCTTTTTAGCAACTACGATGACACAAAAGGTCGAAGCTATTGATCAAGCTGTAACCAATGTTGGTGAGTTAATAACAGCGGGACAAGCGTCTGGAAAAGCAGAGATCTTAGGTATTCATTTAGAAGGACCATTCATTAACGCAAAAAGAGCAGGAGCACAACCTCTCGAGCATATCATTGAGCCAGACTTGGAAACCTTTAAAAAGTGGCAACAATTATCCAAAGGAAATATTAAGCTAGTTACATTAGCTCCTGAGCAGCCTGGGGGCTTTGAGATGATTCGTTATCTCGTCGAAAATGGTATCGTCGCTTCCATAGGTCATACTGATGCTACTTATGAAGAAGTAAATTGCGCGATCCAAGCAGGCGCGCGAGGTGTTACGCATCTTTATAATCAAATGAGGGGGCTTCACCACCGGGAGCCAGGTGTAGTTGGGGCTGCTCTTTTGCACGTGGAATTAATGGCTGAAATTATTGCGGATGGAATTCATGTCAGACCAGAAATGGTAAAGCTGGCTTATAAGCATAAGGGTAATACGGGAATGATCTTAATATCCGATGCGATGAGAGCAAAATGTTTAAAAAGCGGTATTTACGATTTAGGTGGGCAAAAAGTTACTGTAAAGAATGGGGAAGCGGTCCTGCATGATGGTACACTTGCGGGGAGTATTTTAAAATTAGGTGATGCCCTTAAGAATATCGTTGCCTATACAGGTTGTACGCTCAAGGATGCGATCGAAATGGCTTCAGGTAACCCTGCCAGGTTATTAAAAATAGATGATAAAAAAGGGAGTCTAGCTGAAGGAAAAGATGCAGACATCGTTATTGTTAATAAAGATTTAGAAGTTACGATGACATTTTGCAGAGGGAAGCATGCTTTTGAGAGAGGAGGGCTTACAGAATGA
- a CDS encoding VOC family protein, translating to MITYKGIHHVSLTVTNLDQAKDFYSNILGLKEIERPAFDFPGAWYEVANGQQLHLIVLPNSQTIRKDQSLNSREGHFAIRVANYTHTLDWLKLHQIEILEKPKSVSGFAQIFCADPDGNLIELNVDQADMKK from the coding sequence TTGATTACCTACAAAGGAATCCACCATGTTAGTTTAACGGTTACGAACTTAGATCAAGCTAAAGATTTTTACAGCAACATTTTAGGCTTAAAAGAAATTGAACGGCCTGCTTTTGACTTTCCAGGCGCTTGGTATGAAGTAGCAAACGGTCAACAGCTTCATCTCATCGTTCTACCTAATTCTCAAACCATTAGAAAAGATCAAAGTTTAAATAGCAGAGAAGGCCATTTTGCCATTAGAGTCGCCAACTATACTCACACATTGGACTGGTTGAAACTGCATCAGATTGAAATTTTAGAAAAACCAAAGAGCGTAAGTGGCTTCGCACAAATTTTTTGCGCCGATCCAGATGGTAACTTAATTGAACTTAATGTTGATCAAGCAGATATGAAAAAGTAG
- a CDS encoding GntR family transcriptional regulator translates to MTKQTTASIQAYEFIRDKILNGELSSGTKLVEEKLALELGMSRTPIRESIRKLEQEGLIKQKKVITPTESDLRHIFQIRMLLEGFACRCASSYMTEETLQKLENCVSTAKTGSVEETMKANKEFHDLIVQASNNPVMIDIIDRMQSIIYLFRKTVVLHKRPFLIDEHQEIYEAIRAHDGDRAEQLMKQHLQSDWDFCLHLLKQ, encoded by the coding sequence GTGACCAAACAAACAACAGCTTCTATTCAGGCATATGAATTTATACGTGATAAAATATTAAATGGTGAACTTTCAAGTGGAACCAAATTAGTAGAGGAAAAATTAGCTCTTGAATTAGGGATGAGTAGGACGCCTATTCGGGAGTCTATTCGTAAGTTGGAGCAAGAAGGATTAATTAAACAAAAGAAAGTAATTACGCCAACAGAGTCGGACCTCCGCCATATTTTTCAAATTAGAATGTTATTAGAAGGCTTTGCCTGTCGATGTGCCTCATCTTATATGACTGAGGAAACCTTACAAAAATTAGAGAACTGCGTGTCTACCGCAAAAACGGGGTCGGTGGAAGAAACGATGAAGGCAAACAAAGAATTTCACGATCTGATCGTTCAAGCCAGTAATAATCCAGTCATGATTGATATTATTGATCGAATGCAGTCTATTATTTATCTTTTCCGTAAAACCGTTGTCCTTCACAAACGACCGTTTCTTATTGATGAACATCAAGAAATTTACGAGGCAATTCGTGCTCATGACGGAGATCGGGCAGAACAACTAATGAAACAGCATTTACAATCCGATTGGGACTTTTGTTTACATTTATTAAAGCAATAG